Proteins encoded in a region of the Corvus hawaiiensis isolate bCorHaw1 chromosome 31, bCorHaw1.pri.cur, whole genome shotgun sequence genome:
- the LOC125318712 gene encoding serine/threonine-protein kinase pim-1-like: MASAGQVPPAPKQLRCAVEGSPWPCPTRHWEHQSGPVRSTVHSSPFPAANAVSQILLPPTPQSCPPAPKMLTGIGDFVLGFIFLALGLGFYLCKQVPKPQGDSLEMGVERSPSKGNGCKNAPNGRAGLVWLREEEMLRDSASAPERSGPAWLLGTIASPWLRLARPRPPPRPRPRPRPRLLPGPAGDTGGAAAPAASAASSPLRAPPLLSAAAGPEPPVSASKEPTCGDGRPGAVERRSGAVPGPGPSADGRVSPARKAQQGLKERYRLGSLLGRGGFGSVLAATRLSDGAPVAIKRVPRNRIHHWGRLPDGTRAPLEIVLLHKVSAGFPGIVQLHEWLELPNNVVMVLERPERSQDLLHFIRARRFLCEEVARHLFRQVLEAVRHCTSCGVLHRDIKPENILLDLATGQAKLIDFGCGTYLQAAAYTSFAGTPSYRPPEWIQFGWYYGEAATVWSLGIVLHQMVCGEHPFRRGWNSTWGRLSLPRRLSPECQDLIQQCLSVLSSERPSLEDLSCDPWMQGIHVP, translated from the exons ATGGCCAGCGCCGGGCAAGTGCcgccagccccaaagcagctgcGCTGTGCCGTGGAGGGGTCCCCATGGCCCTGCCCCacgcggcactgggagcaccagtCCGGACCAGTGCGGAGCACGG TCCATTCCAGTCCCTTCCCGGCAGCCAACGCCGTTTCCCAGATCCttctgccccccaccccccaaagctgcccccccgcccccaagATGCTGACGGGGATCGGGGACTTCGTGTTGGGCTTCATcttcctggcgctggggctcGGCTTCTACCTGTGCAAGCAG gtgccaaaaCCCCAGGGAGACTCCTTGGAAATGGGGGTAGAGAGGAGCCCTTCAAAGGGAAACGGGTGCAAAAATGCTCCCAATGGCCGAGCGGGTTTGGTGTGGCtgcgggaggaagagatgctccgGGACTCCGCCTCGGccccggagcggagcggccc tgcctggctcctgggcacCATCGCCAGCCCCTGGCTCCGGCTGGCCCGACCCCGACCCCCACCGCGACCTcgaccccggccccggcctCGGCTCCTCCCGGGGCCCGCCGGGGACACaggcggcgcggccgctcccgccgcctccgcaGCGTCTTCCCCGCTCCGAGCTCCGCCGCTCTTGAgcgcggccgccggccccgagCCGCCGGTGTCCGCTTCAAAAGAGCCAACATGTGGGGAtggccggcccggggcggttgAGCGGCGCTCGGGGGCCGTTCCTGGCCCCGGGCCGAGCGCTGACGGCCGCGTCTCGCCGGCACGGAAGGcgcagcagggcctgaaggagcgcTACCGGCTGGGTTCGCTGCTGGGGCGCGGCGGCTTCGGCAGCGTCTTGGCGGCGACGCGGCTCTCGGACGGCGCCCCG gtggccatcaaacgGGTGCCACGGAACCGCATCCACCATTGGGGCCGGCTG cccgaCGGCACCCGAGCACCACTGGAGATCGTGCTGCTGCACAAGGTGTCCGCTGGCTTCCCCGGCATCGTCCAGCTCCACGAGTGGCTGGAGCTCCCCAACAACGTGGTGATGGTGCTGGAGCGCCCGGAGCGGTCTCAGGACCTCCTTCACTTCATTCGGGCACGGCGCTTCCTGTGCGAGGAGGTGGCGCGGCACCTGTTCcgccaggtgctggaggccgtgcggcactgcaccagctgcggGGTCCTGCACCGGGACATCAAACCGGAGAACATCCTGCTTGACCTGGCCACCGGGCAGGCCAAACTCATCGACTTTGGCTGTGGCACCTACCTGCAAGCCGCAGCCTACACCAGCTTTGCAG GAACACCGTCCTACAGGCCCCCAGAATGGATCCAGTTCGGCTGGTACTACGGCGAGGCAGCGAccgtctggtccctgggcatcgtGCTGCACCAGATGGTCTGCGGGGAGCATCCtttcaggaggggctggaacagcacCTGGGGCCGGCTCTCGCTCCCACGACGGCTCTCTCCAG aGTGCCAGGATCTCATCCAACAGTGTTTATCCGTGCTCTCCTCGGAAAGGCCCTCATTAGAAGACCTGTCCTGTGATCCTTGGATGCAGGGTATTCACGTGCCatag